The Methyloferula stellata AR4 genome includes a window with the following:
- the thiC gene encoding phosphomethylpyrimidine synthase ThiC, producing the protein MNIQPKPETLVPQSVTTGPLPGSRKIYHRAEGRDDILVPFREIALDPSANEPPVRVYDASGPYSEEDAHIDLAAGLPRIRAPWLAKRGGLETYVGRAVKPEDNGSVSADKLVPPCPAATSPRRGTPGHPVTQYEFAKAGIITEEMIFVAHRENLGREQMVEGAQTRLADGEHFGASIPAFVTPEFVRDEIARGRAIIPANINHPELEPMIIGRNFLVKVNANIGNSAVTSSVAEEVEKMVWSIRWGADTVMDLSTGRNIHNIRDWILRNAPVPIGTVPIYQALEKVDGDATKLSWEVFRDTLIEQAEQGVDYFTIHAGVRLAYVPLTAKRTTGIVSRGGSIMARWCLAHHRESFLYEHFEDICDIMQAYDVSFSLGDGLRPGSIADANDRAQFAELETLGELTKIAWKKGCQVMIEGPGHVPMHKIKINMEKQLKECDEAPFYTLGPLTTDIAPGYDHITSGIGAAMIGWFGCAMLCYVTPKEHLGLPDRDDVKVGVITYRIAAHAGDLAKGHPAAQIRDDAVSRARFDFRWQDQFNLGLDPETAQHFHDETLPKDAHKTAHFCSMCGPQFCSMRISQDLRDEAKAMEADEAEKGMAEKSAEFLEKGGKLYV; encoded by the coding sequence ATGAATATTCAGCCCAAACCCGAAACGCTCGTTCCGCAAAGCGTCACGACCGGCCCTCTGCCCGGCTCGCGCAAGATCTATCATCGCGCCGAAGGCCGCGACGATATTCTGGTGCCCTTCCGCGAGATCGCCCTCGATCCGTCGGCCAACGAACCTCCCGTGCGCGTCTATGATGCGTCTGGACCCTATTCGGAAGAAGATGCCCATATCGATCTCGCCGCCGGCCTGCCGCGCATTCGCGCGCCCTGGCTCGCGAAGCGCGGGGGCTTGGAAACTTACGTGGGCCGCGCCGTGAAGCCTGAGGACAATGGCTCGGTTTCAGCCGACAAGCTCGTGCCGCCCTGCCCGGCAGCGACCTCGCCGCGCCGCGGCACGCCGGGCCATCCCGTCACCCAATATGAATTCGCCAAGGCTGGCATCATCACCGAAGAGATGATCTTCGTCGCGCATCGTGAAAATCTCGGCCGCGAGCAGATGGTCGAAGGCGCGCAGACACGTCTCGCCGACGGCGAACATTTCGGCGCCTCGATTCCGGCTTTCGTCACGCCTGAATTCGTGCGCGACGAGATCGCCCGCGGCCGCGCGATCATCCCCGCCAATATCAATCACCCCGAGCTGGAGCCGATGATCATCGGCCGCAATTTCCTGGTGAAGGTGAATGCCAATATCGGCAATTCGGCCGTGACCTCCTCGGTCGCCGAAGAGGTCGAGAAGATGGTCTGGAGCATTAGATGGGGAGCAGATACCGTTATGGATCTCTCCACAGGCCGCAATATCCATAACATTCGCGACTGGATCCTGCGCAATGCGCCGGTGCCGATCGGCACCGTGCCGATCTATCAGGCACTCGAAAAGGTCGATGGCGACGCGACCAAGCTCTCATGGGAAGTCTTCCGCGACACGCTGATCGAACAGGCCGAACAGGGCGTCGATTATTTCACCATCCATGCGGGCGTGCGGTTGGCCTATGTGCCGCTGACCGCCAAGCGCACCACCGGCATCGTCTCGCGCGGCGGTTCGATCATGGCGCGCTGGTGCCTCGCGCATCATCGCGAAAGCTTCCTCTACGAGCATTTCGAAGATATTTGCGACATTATGCAAGCCTATGACGTGTCCTTCTCGCTCGGCGACGGATTGCGTCCGGGCTCGATCGCCGACGCCAATGACCGCGCGCAATTCGCCGAACTCGAAACGCTCGGCGAGCTCACCAAGATCGCCTGGAAAAAGGGCTGTCAGGTGATGATCGAAGGTCCCGGCCATGTGCCGATGCACAAGATCAAGATCAATATGGAAAAGCAGCTGAAGGAATGCGACGAGGCGCCCTTCTATACGCTCGGGCCGCTGACGACCGATATCGCGCCCGGCTACGATCACATCACGTCCGGCATTGGCGCCGCCATGATCGGCTGGTTCGGCTGCGCCATGCTCTGCTATGTGACGCCGAAGGAACATTTGGGCCTGCCCGACCGTGACGATGTGAAAGTCGGCGTCATCACCTATCGCATCGCGGCGCATGCGGGCGATCTCGCCAAGGGCCATCCGGCGGCGCAAATCAGGGACGATGCGGTCTCACGCGCGCGCTTCGACTTCCGCTGGCAGGATCAGTTCAATCTCGGCCTCGACCCGGAAACCGCGCAGCATTTCCACGACGAAACGCTGCCGAAGGACGCGCATAAGACCGCGCATTTCTGTTCGATGTGCGGACCGCAATTCTGCTCGATGCGGATTAGCCAGGATCTCCGCGACGAGGCCAAAGCCATGGAAGCCGATGAGGCGGAAAAAGGCATGGCGGAGAAGAGCGCGGAATTTTTGGAAAAGGGCGGCAAGCTTTACGTGTGA
- a CDS encoding DUF4167 domain-containing protein: protein MRPGQNKRMRGGRSNNRKAPNPLTRSYESNGPDVKIRGTAHHVGEKYLQLARDAQSSGDPVMAESYLQHAEHYFRLIAAAQQAQQQAAFGYQRQPGEAETDEDDDDDDFGGLPDRFASPPERFAPAAATQQPYAQQPPTNEAQPYQERPYYNNNGNGSSHNNGRQNYERPERQDRAPRQDRNFQGQDRNQDRNQDRGFQGQDRNQERTYQDRNQERSYQDRQPYQERQGQNRDQDSRGNGSRGRREYREPRPMVPDNEAGLPAFITAPVRLQPEVHMEGAGDEGLPRTMMQPEVEREADSFLLRPRRRRRKAEGPSEDFRGEATNASDPVGE, encoded by the coding sequence ATGAGACCAGGTCAGAACAAGCGTATGCGCGGCGGGCGTAGCAACAACCGCAAGGCGCCGAACCCATTGACGCGGTCCTACGAATCAAACGGTCCTGACGTCAAAATCCGTGGCACAGCCCATCACGTCGGCGAAAAATATCTTCAGCTCGCCCGCGATGCCCAATCTTCCGGCGATCCCGTGATGGCCGAAAGCTACCTCCAGCACGCCGAGCATTATTTCCGGCTGATCGCAGCGGCGCAGCAAGCTCAACAGCAAGCGGCCTTCGGCTATCAACGCCAGCCCGGCGAAGCCGAGACCGACGAAGACGATGATGACGACGATTTCGGCGGCCTGCCGGATCGTTTCGCGTCCCCGCCGGAACGCTTTGCCCCCGCGGCGGCGACGCAGCAACCCTACGCCCAGCAGCCGCCGACCAACGAGGCCCAGCCCTATCAGGAGCGGCCCTATTACAACAATAATGGCAACGGCAGCAGCCATAATAATGGCCGGCAAAATTACGAGCGGCCTGAACGTCAAGACCGCGCGCCGCGCCAAGACCGGAATTTTCAGGGTCAGGACCGTAATCAAGATCGCAATCAGGACCGCGGCTTCCAAGGCCAGGATCGCAATCAGGAGCGGACCTACCAAGACCGCAATCAAGAGCGCAGCTACCAGGACAGGCAGCCCTATCAGGAGCGGCAAGGTCAGAACCGCGATCAGGACTCGCGCGGCAATGGTTCGCGCGGACGGCGCGAATATCGCGAGCCGCGCCCCATGGTTCCTGACAATGAAGCGGGCTTGCCTGCCTTCATCACTGCGCCGGTCCGTCTGCAGCCCGAGGTCCATATGGAAGGCGCCGGCGACGAGGGCCTGCCGCGCACCATGATGCAGCCGGAAGTCGAACGGGAAGCCGATTCCTTTCTTCTGCGCCCGCGCCGCCGCCGCCGTAAGGCCGAGGGTCCGAGCGAGGATTTTCGCGGCGAAGCCACCAATGCGAGCGATCCTGTCGGCGAGTAA
- the prmC gene encoding peptide chain release factor N(5)-glutamine methyltransferase, whose translation MSRAKAQRALVEAFTEAGLDSAALDARVLICAALGIDHAGLLRDPDLPLGEPASRLAAFAGRRLAREPVSRILAQREFFGETYAVDPAVLDPRPDTETLVEAVLAALGPRANEALRLLDLGTGSGAILGALLGRLPQAIGFGVDLSPAACAVARRNLSALGLSNRAFILAGHWLAPISGRFDVIVSNPPYIRAGEIAGLDPEVRLYDPHLALDGGPDGLAAYGAIASAVAPHLAPRGILAFELGADQLSGVESILRSYGLEPTGRRRDLAGRERVVLAGLEIGA comes from the coding sequence ATGAGCCGGGCAAAAGCCCAACGCGCTTTGGTCGAGGCCTTTACCGAGGCAGGCCTCGACAGCGCGGCGCTTGATGCCCGCGTGCTCATTTGCGCCGCGCTCGGCATCGATCATGCCGGGCTTTTGCGCGACCCGGATCTGCCGCTGGGCGAACCCGCCTCCCGCCTTGCGGCTTTTGCCGGCCGGCGACTCGCGCGCGAGCCCGTGTCGCGCATTTTGGCGCAACGCGAGTTTTTCGGCGAAACCTATGCCGTGGATCCGGCCGTCCTCGATCCGAGGCCCGACACCGAAACACTGGTCGAAGCGGTTCTCGCGGCACTTGGGCCCCGCGCAAATGAAGCTTTGCGGCTTCTCGATCTCGGCACGGGGTCGGGTGCTATTCTTGGCGCGCTGCTCGGCCGGCTTCCGCAGGCCATCGGTTTTGGCGTGGATCTCTCGCCAGCGGCTTGTGCCGTCGCGCGGCGAAATCTCAGCGCCTTGGGTCTGTCCAACCGCGCTTTCATCCTCGCCGGCCATTGGCTGGCGCCAATCTCCGGACGCTTCGATGTAATTGTCTCCAATCCACCCTATATAAGAGCTGGAGAGATTGCCGGGCTTGATCCCGAAGTCAGACTCTACGATCCGCATCTTGCGCTCGACGGCGGCCCGGATGGGCTTGCGGCCTATGGCGCCATAGCGTCGGCCGTCGCGCCGCATCTGGCGCCGCGCGGCATTCTGGCCTTCGAACTCGGGGCGGATCAGTTGAGCGGAGTCGAATCGATTCTGCGCTCCTATGGACTGGAACCAACTGGCAGGAGGCGCGATTTAGCTGGGCGGGAACGCGTCGTCTTGGCGGGTCTTGAAATCGGGGCCTGA
- the htpG gene encoding molecular chaperone HtpG, whose product MSEVEAQSHAFQADVARLLYLMVHSVYSDRDIFLRELLSNAADACEKLRYEALSNPALMAGEAPFSVKITIDKEAGKLSVEDNGIGMSAEELSDSLGTIARSGTRAFLDKLNAESAEGQPVGAELIGQFGIGFYAAFMVAEHVDVESRRAGSDEAHVWSSDGKGTFSIAPLALDQAPSRGTRVILTLNEGSKDYLEDYRIERIVREHSSALAIQIELIASPGAEPKVLSEGGALWEKPKSNITQEQYEELYHSISGQFDEPALTLHWRAEGRYEYTVLAFVPGSQPFDLFDPARKGHSKLYVRHVLIAPDADIMPRWLRFVSLVVDTADLPLNLSREMIQESPLFAAIKKGVTNRVLQELTKLAETDAAAFDKIWEHFSSVLKEGLYEDPERRDTLFKLARFPTSAFPEGKRTLADYVAGLKENQTAIYYLLGDDLKRLASSPQLEGFRARGIEVLLLPDPVDAFWVGTAAGFDGKPFKSVSQGVADIKSIPLKEGAPLPASEATSAGLASLFALMKQELADVVEDVRASDRLSESPACLIASETGLDRRLEQMLAQHGHANGISKPVLEVNPSHPLLTALAAHVGGQDKQAFADIVWLLFDEARLMEGEKPADAPKFADRLTRILVKAAGQPAA is encoded by the coding sequence ATGTCTGAGGTCGAAGCTCAATCGCATGCGTTTCAGGCGGATGTCGCCAGACTTCTCTATTTAATGGTTCATTCGGTCTATTCGGACCGCGATATTTTCCTGCGCGAACTTCTCTCAAACGCAGCCGATGCCTGCGAGAAATTGCGCTACGAGGCCCTGTCCAATCCCGCGCTCATGGCGGGGGAAGCGCCATTCAGCGTCAAGATCACCATCGACAAGGAGGCTGGAAAGCTCAGCGTCGAGGACAATGGGATCGGCATGTCCGCCGAGGAACTATCTGATTCGCTTGGCACGATCGCCCGCTCGGGCACCCGCGCCTTTCTCGACAAGCTCAATGCCGAAAGCGCCGAGGGCCAGCCCGTCGGGGCCGAATTGATCGGCCAGTTCGGCATCGGCTTTTATGCCGCCTTCATGGTGGCAGAGCATGTCGATGTCGAATCGCGCCGCGCCGGTTCCGATGAGGCTCACGTCTGGAGTTCGGACGGCAAGGGCACGTTTTCCATCGCGCCGCTGGCGCTCGACCAGGCACCGTCGCGGGGCACGCGGGTGATCCTGACGCTCAACGAGGGATCGAAGGACTATCTCGAAGACTACCGCATCGAGCGGATCGTACGCGAACATTCAAGCGCGCTTGCCATTCAAATCGAGCTGATCGCTTCGCCCGGCGCCGAGCCGAAGGTCCTGAGCGAGGGCGGCGCGCTTTGGGAAAAGCCCAAAAGCAACATCACGCAAGAGCAATATGAGGAGCTCTATCACAGCATCTCGGGCCAATTCGATGAGCCGGCGCTGACGCTGCATTGGCGCGCGGAGGGGCGCTACGAATATACGGTGCTCGCCTTCGTGCCGGGCAGCCAGCCTTTCGACCTCTTCGATCCCGCCCGCAAAGGCCATTCGAAACTCTATGTGCGCCATGTTCTGATCGCACCCGACGCCGATATCATGCCGAGATGGCTGCGCTTCGTCAGCCTCGTCGTCGATACGGCCGATCTGCCGCTCAATCTCTCACGCGAAATGATCCAGGAAAGCCCGCTTTTCGCGGCGATCAAGAAGGGCGTCACCAATCGCGTCCTGCAGGAATTGACCAAATTGGCCGAAACCGACGCGGCCGCCTTCGACAAGATCTGGGAGCATTTCAGCAGCGTCCTGAAGGAAGGTCTTTACGAAGACCCCGAGCGTCGCGACACGCTGTTCAAGCTCGCACGCTTTCCGACCTCCGCTTTTCCCGAGGGCAAGCGCACGCTCGCCGATTATGTCGCGGGCCTGAAGGAAAACCAGACCGCCATCTATTATCTTCTCGGCGATGATCTGAAGCGGCTTGCATCGAGCCCGCAACTTGAAGGATTCCGCGCCCGCGGCATCGAGGTTTTGCTGTTGCCCGATCCGGTCGATGCCTTTTGGGTCGGCACCGCCGCGGGCTTCGACGGCAAGCCGTTTAAATCCGTGTCGCAAGGCGTCGCCGACATCAAGAGCATTCCGTTGAAGGAAGGCGCGCCGCTGCCTGCGAGCGAGGCGACTTCCGCCGGACTTGCGAGCCTCTTTGCTCTGATGAAGCAGGAACTCGCCGATGTCGTCGAGGACGTGCGGGCGTCCGACCGCCTGTCGGAAAGTCCCGCCTGCCTCATCGCATCCGAAACCGGTCTCGACCGGCGGCTCGAGCAGATGCTGGCGCAACATGGCCATGCGAACGGCATTTCGAAACCTGTCCTCGAAGTCAATCCATCGCATCCATTGCTGACCGCGCTCGCGGCCCATGTCGGCGGTCAAGACAAACAGGCTTTCGCCGATATCGTCTGGCTGCTTTTCGACGAAGCCCGGCTGATGGAAGGCGAGAAGCCGGCCGATGCGCCGAAATTCGCCGACCGCCTGACGCGTATTCTCGTGAAGGCGGCAGGCCAACCCGCGGCGTGA
- a CDS encoding DUF2794 domain-containing protein: protein MQAAARQKPAPEIVSFDRLELREILNLYGRKVAEGEWRDYAIDFNAQEAVFSIFRRACEYPLYRIFKNPRLARKQGAFSVVAASGVVLKRGHELKNVIRVLDKKLTLVSG, encoded by the coding sequence ATGCAGGCGGCGGCCCGCCAGAAACCCGCCCCCGAAATCGTCTCTTTCGACCGCCTAGAGCTGCGCGAGATCCTCAATCTCTATGGCCGCAAGGTCGCGGAAGGCGAATGGCGCGATTACGCCATCGATTTTAACGCGCAGGAGGCGGTCTTCTCGATCTTCCGCCGCGCCTGCGAATATCCGCTCTACCGCATCTTCAAAAACCCGCGTCTGGCGCGCAAGCAAGGCGCCTTTTCCGTCGTCGCGGCGTCGGGCGTCGTCTTGAAGCGCGGGCATGAGCTGAAAAACGTCATCCGCGTGCTCGACAAGAAGCTCACGCTCGTTTCGGGTTAG
- a CDS encoding DMT family transporter → MSLAPAERVSRGTFNLLPVYIGTFCVLWSFAFVAGKVGVMDCPPLLLLAGRFLTAGLLILGFTAVRGEAWSLSWRDIGVFAILGLANNALYLGFAYIGLQSVSAGLGGLIVSANPVFTALLAALFLGEALTWRKLAGLFLGVVGVAFIVAHRLSAGTDSLHGILFTLVSLASIVTGTILFKRLAPKGNLWIGNGIQNLAAGILLAPVALSVSSLGDIVPSARLIGAFAFLVLGGSILAFLLWFHLLRVCGATAASSFHFLMPPLAMLFAWLVLGEQVVAQDFLGILPVVLGIYLVTRPGSKTNPPQQTEARI, encoded by the coding sequence ATGTCCCTTGCGCCAGCCGAACGCGTGTCCCGCGGCACATTCAACCTGTTGCCGGTCTATATCGGCACCTTTTGCGTGCTGTGGAGCTTTGCCTTCGTGGCCGGCAAGGTGGGCGTTATGGATTGCCCGCCGCTTCTGCTGCTCGCCGGGCGGTTCCTGACGGCCGGACTTCTCATCCTCGGGTTCACGGCTGTGCGCGGTGAGGCTTGGTCATTGTCATGGCGCGATATCGGCGTGTTCGCGATCCTTGGCCTCGCCAATAACGCCCTCTATCTCGGCTTTGCCTATATCGGGCTTCAATCCGTGTCGGCAGGTCTCGGCGGTTTGATCGTCAGCGCCAATCCGGTCTTCACCGCGCTCTTGGCAGCGCTATTCCTCGGCGAAGCGCTGACGTGGCGCAAGCTTGCCGGCCTTTTTCTCGGCGTGGTCGGCGTTGCTTTCATCGTCGCCCACCGTCTTTCGGCGGGCACCGATAGTCTGCACGGCATTTTGTTCACGCTCGTCTCGCTGGCCTCGATCGTAACCGGGACGATTTTGTTCAAACGTCTCGCGCCGAAGGGCAATTTATGGATCGGCAACGGCATTCAAAATCTGGCGGCCGGCATCCTGCTCGCGCCCGTCGCACTGAGCGTGTCGAGCCTTGGCGACATCGTGCCGAGCGCACGGCTCATCGGCGCCTTCGCCTTCCTCGTGCTGGGCGGATCGATATTGGCATTTCTCTTATGGTTCCATCTTCTCAGGGTGTGCGGAGCGACGGCTGCGAGTTCGTTTCACTTTTTGATGCCGCCGCTGGCAATGCTGTTTGCGTGGCTCGTCCTCGGGGAGCAGGTCGTCGCCCAAGATTTTCTCGGCATTCTGCCGGTCGTCCTGGGCATCTATCTGGTAACCCGGCCGGGCAGCAAAACGAACCCGCCGCAGCAAACCGAGGCCAGGATCTAG
- a CDS encoding LysR substrate-binding domain-containing protein yields MFDLDLLRSFVSVVDAGGFTRAGERVHRTQSTVSQQIKRLEEDLRRPLFHRIGKQVTPTEDGERLLSYARRILSLVDEARDVLTRPVQDGAVRLGIPEDFAAYRLTQLLASCARSRPGLRLDVRADQSLYLRRDLERGDLDLALLKRDAGEKGGLAVWPERVYWVTSKSHPVDLSATSIPLIGFSTGCIYRARAIHAMESAGRAWHMAYSSSNLTGIQAAVAAGLGLSILSDMAIQPDHRVLTAKDGFAPIDKTEVALVAAPGANTAALRLADSLAEFCGSVQAEPAGDEAGSRVSA; encoded by the coding sequence ATGTTTGATCTCGACCTCCTGCGCAGCTTCGTCTCGGTGGTGGATGCCGGCGGCTTCACCCGGGCCGGCGAGCGCGTGCATCGGACTCAATCCACGGTCAGCCAGCAGATCAAACGGCTCGAAGAGGATTTGAGGCGTCCCCTGTTCCATCGGATCGGCAAGCAAGTCACGCCGACGGAAGATGGCGAACGTCTGCTCTCTTATGCGCGGCGGATTCTGTCCCTCGTCGATGAGGCGCGCGATGTGCTGACCCGGCCTGTTCAGGACGGTGCGGTGCGGCTCGGCATACCGGAGGATTTCGCTGCCTATAGGCTCACGCAATTGCTGGCAAGCTGCGCCCGCTCGCGGCCGGGCCTGCGGCTCGACGTGCGCGCCGATCAGAGCCTCTATCTCCGGCGCGATCTCGAACGCGGCGACTTGGACCTCGCCTTGCTGAAACGCGATGCTGGCGAAAAGGGCGGCCTCGCCGTTTGGCCGGAACGCGTCTATTGGGTGACGAGCAAATCCCATCCGGTCGATCTCTCGGCCACCTCCATTCCGCTTATTGGATTTTCGACCGGCTGCATTTATCGCGCGCGGGCGATTCATGCGATGGAATCCGCCGGACGCGCTTGGCATATGGCCTATTCGAGCTCGAATCTGACGGGCATCCAGGCCGCGGTCGCGGCCGGATTGGGCCTCAGCATCCTGTCCGATATGGCCATTCAGCCCGACCATCGTGTGCTGACGGCAAAGGATGGGTTCGCGCCGATCGACAAGACCGAGGTGGCGCTTGTCGCGGCGCCGGGCGCCAATACGGCTGCGTTGCGGCTCGCCGATAGCCTCGCCGAATTCTGCGGTTCGGTGCAGGCCGAACCGGCGGGGGATGAAGCGGGATCGCGCGTTTCAGCCTGA
- a CDS encoding nuclear transport factor 2 family protein, protein MPSPKYAAYAPAAPYFDLVRGALGDFVDGEHFFDIVTDDVVYEVLYDVPGWPRVIQGRAVLMAQFKGYCDNIELQSADKLITHKTDDGGVVVIEYEVNGTILATGVKYNNRFCSIIKIENRKIAHWRDYMDSLAAWNALTARRQVG, encoded by the coding sequence ATGCCGAGCCCGAAATACGCCGCCTACGCGCCGGCTGCCCCTTACTTCGATCTGGTTCGAGGCGCGCTAGGCGACTTCGTTGATGGCGAACATTTCTTCGACATCGTCACCGACGACGTCGTCTACGAGGTCCTCTACGACGTTCCCGGTTGGCCTCGCGTTATCCAGGGGCGGGCCGTCCTGATGGCGCAGTTCAAGGGCTATTGCGACAATATCGAGCTTCAATCCGCCGATAAGTTGATTACCCACAAGACCGACGACGGCGGTGTCGTCGTCATCGAATATGAAGTCAATGGGACCATCCTCGCGACGGGCGTGAAGTATAACAATCGGTTCTGCTCAATCATCAAGATTGAAAACCGGAAAATCGCGCACTGGCGAGACTATATGGACTCTCTTGCGGCCTGGAACGCATTGACGGCGCGTAGGCAAGTCGGCTGA
- a CDS encoding adenosine deaminase translates to MTPHDAFIDGLPKVELHVHIEGTLEPQMLWDKAVEQNLKLPFQSVDDIQRAYNFGNLQDFLDIYYQGMNVLRSERDFYDLTFAYLEKAHAQNVMHSEIFFDPQGHTSRGLAFETPLNGITQALADGREKLGISSGLIMCFLRHLDEADAFKTLNQALPYKAHILGVGLDSSELGHPPSKFERVFAAARDAEFRVVAHAGEEGPPDYVWEALDLLKIERLDHGNRSLEDPKLVERLVASGMGLTVCPLSNLKLCGVKDMREHPLRRMLDLGLKAGVNSDDPAYFGGYVNENYKAVTAALGLEPHHLVTLARNGIDASFIDDAEKKVLRDRLDLYATAH, encoded by the coding sequence ATGACACCGCACGATGCGTTCATAGACGGTCTTCCGAAGGTCGAGCTGCACGTCCACATCGAAGGCACGCTGGAGCCCCAGATGCTCTGGGACAAGGCGGTGGAACAGAATCTCAAGCTGCCGTTTCAATCGGTCGATGACATCCAACGCGCCTATAATTTCGGGAATCTTCAGGATTTTCTCGACATCTATTATCAGGGCATGAACGTTTTGAGGTCGGAGCGCGATTTCTACGATCTCACCTTCGCCTATCTTGAAAAAGCCCATGCGCAAAACGTGATGCACTCGGAGATTTTCTTCGATCCGCAAGGCCATACGTCGCGCGGCCTGGCTTTCGAGACGCCCTTGAACGGGATTACTCAGGCACTGGCCGATGGCCGGGAAAAGCTCGGCATCAGCTCGGGCCTCATCATGTGTTTTTTGCGGCATCTCGACGAGGCCGATGCGTTCAAAACGCTGAATCAGGCGCTGCCCTATAAGGCGCACATCCTGGGCGTCGGGCTCGACAGCAGCGAACTCGGCCATCCGCCCTCGAAATTCGAGAGGGTCTTCGCCGCCGCGCGGGATGCAGAGTTCAGGGTTGTCGCTCATGCTGGGGAAGAAGGGCCGCCGGACTATGTCTGGGAGGCGCTCGATCTCTTGAAGATCGAGCGCCTCGATCACGGCAACCGGTCTCTGGAGGACCCGAAGCTGGTCGAGAGACTGGTGGCCTCGGGCATGGGCCTCACGGTTTGCCCGCTGAGCAATTTGAAGCTCTGCGGGGTCAAGGACATGCGCGAGCACCCTTTAAGGAGAATGCTCGATCTTGGCCTCAAGGCCGGGGTCAATTCCGACGACCCGGCCTATTTCGGCGGCTATGTGAACGAGAATTACAAGGCGGTGACGGCGGCGCTTGGGCTCGAACCGCACCATCTCGTCACGCTGGCCCGAAACGGCATCGATGCCAGCTTCATCGATGACGCCGAAAAGAAGGTCTTGCGCGACCGGCTCGACCTTTATGCCACGGCGCATTGA
- a CDS encoding GlcG/HbpS family heme-binding protein encodes MHVTIENAERAIEAARKKAIELGTQMCIAVVDSGGNLKAFYRMDDAWVGSIDVSIKKAKTALFFGMPTGEIGKLSQPGKPLFGIEHSNEGLITFPGGLPIVDKDGVMEGAIGVSGSTVENDHAVASAGLAVVGVSDIPAHPWRT; translated from the coding sequence ATGCATGTCACAATTGAAAACGCGGAACGGGCGATCGAAGCGGCGCGCAAGAAGGCCATCGAACTTGGCACCCAGATGTGTATCGCGGTCGTCGATTCCGGCGGTAATCTGAAAGCCTTCTACCGCATGGACGATGCCTGGGTCGGCTCGATCGACGTCTCGATCAAGAAGGCGAAGACGGCGCTCTTCTTCGGCATGCCGACGGGTGAGATCGGCAAATTGTCCCAGCCCGGCAAGCCGCTCTTCGGCATTGAACATTCGAACGAAGGGCTCATCACCTTTCCGGGCGGTCTGCCGATCGTCGATAAGGACGGCGTGATGGAAGGCGCCATCGGCGTCAGCGGTTCGACGGTCGAAAACGACCATGCGGTCGCATCCGCCGGTCTTGCCGTCGTCGGCGTCAGCGACATCCCCGCGCATCCCTGGCGGACGTAA
- a CDS encoding LysR family transcriptional regulator, producing MTIRAVAQAGTIAMAAETLNVTAAALTSRIKHLEEDAQTLLFDRIGGRLRLTDAGQEVVNAATRINLVLNDLDNTLTAIRDKKAGRVTVGVVSTAKYFAPRLIAAFSKQNPRIEVSISVGNRAEIIESLRDYSIDLAMMGRPLLDFEVSSEYFGQHPQVVIAAPDHPLAARKAIDKAELSSESFIVREPGSGTRGIFDYFLGGIVVRQPRIGIEIGSNETIKQAVMAGLGLALISAHTIEAEVAAGRLVVLDVVGLPIMREWFVVHRADHILSPIGQAMWDFIVQEGKSFLPKVV from the coding sequence ATGACCATCCGAGCGGTGGCCCAGGCGGGCACCATCGCCATGGCAGCAGAAACGCTGAATGTCACCGCGGCTGCCTTGACCTCGCGCATAAAGCATCTCGAAGAGGATGCCCAGACCCTCCTGTTCGACCGGATCGGCGGCCGATTGCGCCTGACCGATGCCGGCCAGGAAGTGGTCAATGCCGCGACGCGCATCAATCTCGTCCTGAACGACCTCGATAATACGCTCACCGCGATCCGCGACAAGAAGGCCGGACGGGTGACGGTCGGCGTCGTCTCCACGGCGAAATATTTCGCGCCGCGCCTGATCGCCGCGTTTTCAAAGCAGAATCCCCGCATCGAAGTCTCGATCTCGGTCGGCAATAGAGCGGAAATCATCGAATCGCTCCGCGATTATTCGATCGACCTTGCCATGATGGGTCGGCCGCTGCTCGATTTCGAGGTGTCGTCCGAATATTTCGGCCAGCATCCGCAAGTGGTGATCGCGGCGCCCGACCATCCACTGGCGGCGCGGAAAGCGATCGACAAGGCGGAACTCTCAAGCGAAAGCTTCATCGTGCGGGAGCCCGGCTCGGGCACGCGCGGCATCTTCGATTATTTTTTGGGCGGAATCGTCGTGCGTCAGCCGCGCATCGGCATCGAAATCGGCTCGAACGAGACGATCAAACAGGCCGTCATGGCGGGTCTGGGTCTGGCGCTGATCTCCGCCCATACGATCGAGGCGGAAGTGGCGGCGGGGCGGCTCGTGGTCTTGGACGTGGTCGGCCTGCCCATCATGCGCGAATGGTTCGTCGTCCATCGCGCCGATCACATTCTGAGCCCGATCGGCCAGGCGATGTGGGATTTCATCGTGCAGGAAGGCAAGAGCTTCCTGCCGAAGGTGGTGTGA